In Arenicella xantha, the genomic window CCTCATAGGCCTTATCAAGGTTTGCTTGCAAGGACGCCCATGCTTGCGGATTCCAGTCATAATACGGCGGCTGATCTGTGCCACTCGCGACACCACGACGCGTTTCCGCGACCAATTCACTGATCGTGGCTCGCTCGTGGTCATTAATTTCGTTGCCACTCTCGACCTTCAATAGACATAAGTGTTCGGCAGTATTGTATGCCTTAGCTAAGTCTTTAAGACCAAGCGTGCGTGCATTACCTAATAGCGTATGCAAGGAGATCGACAACTCATCATCTTCAGTCACATACAAAGGCTTACTTTCAAGCAGCTCGTCAACCTTGTTTAACTTGATCATGGCTTCTTGAGAAAAAATCGAACGCATCTCAGAATTATTGATGATAGAAAACGAATGGCTATCCGCATCATCCTCATCATCTTCCTCAACAGCTAAAGTTTCATCGCTCAGCTCTATAACGGAATCTTCTTCAAGCACCATCTCACTAGCAAATTCGATAATACTGCTCTCGGAACTCATTTCGAGAATATCGGCCAACTCTTCGTCACTTGGTGCTTCGTAGTCTCCGCCGGCGAATTCTTCTTCGTCCTCAAGCTCGATTTCCTCTAGAGAAAAATCAGCGACTTCGAGCTTCGGTGTATCTGCAACCAAGATCTCATCGGCAGAATCGTCTAACTCATCCTCAAGGATTAAAGAGCTTGAATCGATCTCAACAATTGAATGCTCTTCACCGGACATTTCTATGCTTTCGACATCAAGACTCTCGTGATCGTCTTCGGCATCAGCAGTTGGCGCAACGACCTCAACAGCCGCCGCCTTTTCAACACTAGTTTCTTCAACACTAGGCTTATCACTACTAAGTGATTGCTGAGTGTCAGCTTCTTGGGCCTCGGGTTCCTCGTCCTTACCTTCCAAAGCAGCCAATACTTGTTCTGTTTTTTGACCCCAAATAGACGTGTCTAAAAGATGCTGATTCGCATAACGCTGGTCCACTTGCTTTTCAAACTCATCGAGCGCTTCACGAGCAAATGACAAGATGCCCTTGGTCAATGGCTTATCGGTATCCAACACGTAGTTGAATAGCGACTCACTAAACCAGGCAACTTCACCAACATCATTGAGCCCGACCATGCGAGCACTACCTTTAAGCGTGTGAAAAGCCCGACGTAATTCGCGAATCGCCGTACGATCCGTCAAATTGGACTCACACAGCGCATGCTGTATATTGGCCTCACCAAGTACTTCGACGCTTTCTTCGAGGAATACCTCGAAAATTGTTTCGTCTACTTCCGGCGCATCTTTCGGATCCACCGCATGCTGTTTACCGATTTCGGTTGAAGATAACGTCGACTCTGATGCCTCTGGCATGTCTTCGCCAAGCTCGGCGACATCCATTTCATCAAAGAATCGGACATCATCATCTTCTTGAGACTCGATCGCCGATTTCTTGTAAATCAACTCGGCATCTTGATCTAACTCTTCTTGAGTCTCCTCAGTACCATAGAGCGTAATAATCTGCTCTGTAATACCGGCCATATTGTTTTGTAGATTATTGGTGATATTGTCAGTCAGAAAACTAGGGTTCTGAGATATCACATCAACTAAACGATCTTGCTCACGAACCAAGTGTTCAACCTCGGCGAGCTTAGTCTTTTTGGCTAAAATGGTTAAATCGCGCAGACTCGATTTCAAATTGGTGAACAAGTCGAAGTCTGATTGATTGGTTAACCATGAGAACAGCGAGTCCGACGCAACATCAAGAAGATCTTCGACGTCATCACGTGAAACTTTTTTACCAATCGCAACTTCTAAATCAGTAATACTGCGATCCAACAGATAGTCCATGCCAGAACGGTTGTTTTGCAACCCTTTGACATACTCTTCCATCGTTCCAATCGCAATTGCAAGCGCTTCAACTAACTCAGAAGTCGGCACTTTTTCGGCCTTTTCAAGCGCCACAAATTGCTCTTCAGCCATCTTCAATAGAAGACCAACCTTCTGCTCTCCAAGCACCTGCAGTGCGCCACGAACTTGACGAATTTTACCGCTAATACCTTCCAGAACCGCAGGGTCATCAGGCTTCTTAGCAAACACTTCTAAGTTTGCCTCGATCTCCTTCAAATTACCTTCAACTTCACTACCGACCACATCCAGCAGTGCTTTACGCTCACTACCAGTCAGATTTGAGCCATCCATCGATTCACTCAAATCTTCTTGATTAACCAACGCCAATAAAGCGCGCTGCTTAAGCTGGCCATTTTGCAGCCAATTCTGATCCACTTCAGTCGGATGATTAATACTGCTTTCAACAAACATTAAGCCGGAAGCAAGATGAAAACCGGTATCATCGTTAGCCTCGATAACGCCCGAGCGTATGCCTCGCACCACATCGGCTGCTGATGAAATAACTTCTTTTACAATTCCTACTTCTTGCTTCTCACAAGCTGCTTCAACCAATGACAACTGCTCGAGTATTTCAGTCAAGCTGCTCGTATCAGATTGTTCTGTCTCAAAATAATTACTGACTAGTTGTCGAATCAGCGCTAACGGCAAGTCAGAATTATTCTTGACTGACTCTAAACTAAGCTCAAGGGCCTCAAAACTAACCGCCTCTGTTTGCAATTTAAGAGCAGGGAAATATTCTTGCAATTTAAACGCATCGACAATCTCGTCCATCCGTTCAGTTCGTTTTTCACCGACACCAGTGTAGAACAACATGATTTTGACCAGCTCTTCGCCGGGGTCACGCACCAGTGCGGATTCGCCCTGCAACTCAAGGTCACGAAAACGATCATCTATTTGTCGAAAAATACGAACGTGCACAGCCTTATTGGTAATGTCGTTGTGCTTAACAAAATCAGCATACGCTGACGCGACCCACCAAAGTCGAGCAACAGAACTAAACGTGCTCATCTGCAAAAGCTTCTCGATAACCATTTTCATTTTATCAATGGCGGTATCATCAACACCACGCAACCACTGCAATAAAAATGATTGATAATGGGCACGCAGCGCTTTTGCACGCTCTATGTACTCCTTATCTTTCAAGGCACTCTTCGAGTTGATTTCGGGAAATACTTCGATCATTGGTGAAAACAATGACGAAATTTCTATCCCTTCCAAGCCACGAACCGAACGGATCTGATTGATCAGTTCAACAACGTCGGTCGGATTTTCGGGCAGCCCTTTTTCAATTCGAGCGAAGGTAGCTTTAAGCGCATTAAACCCGCTTTCAAGCAACACAACAAAGGTCGACTTGCCGATTTTTGAATCATCAGAAGTGAAGTCTTCAACCAACAGCTCGCCTTCCATCATCAACGATGATAGAGACTTCATTTCTAACATTTGCAAGGACCCTACGACCTGGTGCAAATGGTTGCTCAAACCAAATAACTTCGCCTTATCATCAGTCGTGATGTATTGCTGAAGTTCTTTGTTTGCATTGTCGAGCGTTAGCTCAACTTCGCCTTTTACCCACTTAAAGGTCTCAAGATCTATATTCGAATAGATTGACATATCAGGTCTCAGTGTTCGTTCATTTTCTGAATCTGATTAACTGAACGGCCTTCAATTAATTTGCTGGCAGTTTGAATCGTGATACGGATGTTTCTAGGTCTTTCGCTAGTTCCAACAATTTCGCAATCGAGTTAGCTGATTCTTGTGCTTTGCGGGACGTCTCAGTAGAGGAGTCACTTACCTGTGTCACTTGTTCCGACACTCGGGTAACCGTTTCCGCCTGCTGGTTTGAACCCGCCGAAATACCCTGCACTAGGGCTGACAAAGTTTGCGACACTCGCTCAATTTCTGCCAGTGCATTACCGGCCGAGTCAGCAACTTTGGTACCACTGACCACTTGTTGCGTCGCTTTTTCCATTGAAAGAACCGCGTCATTAGTATCGTTCTGAATGGTGGTTACCAGTTCAGCAATTTTCTTTGTTGCCTCAGTAGACCGTTCCGCCAGACTTTGTACCTCATCCGATACAACCGCGAAACCGCGACCAGCCTCACCGGCCATCGATGCCTGAATCGCCGCGTTCAGTGACAAGATATTTGTTTGTTCAGCAATATCATCAATCAGCGCCACAATGTCTCCAATGCGTTGCGAACTTTCACCAAGTCGCTTGATACGCTTAGATGTATCTTGGATCTGCTCACGCATGTCTTCCATGCCCGAGATAGTGTCACGCACCGCCTGCGCTCCCTGCTCCGCAGCCTTCAATGATTCCGATGCCATGTCTGACGAGCTATTCGCTTGCTCTGACATTTGACGCATACCAGCCGTCACTTCTTGCATCAATGCCGCCGCCGCGGATATTTGCTCAGCCTGAGTCATATTCGATTGCGAAACTGATTGCGCGTTACTTACCGCCAATTCTGATTCGTTCGCCACCTGAATCGAGGCGCGGTTAATTTGAGATACCAGTTCACGCATCTCGATTACCGCAAAGTTAACGGAGTCAGCAATCGCACCAGTAATCTGGTCGGTTACCTCGGCCTCTACCGTTAGATCTCCATCCGCAAGCGCGCTCATTTCGTCAAGCAACTTCAAAATAGATTCTTGTTGGTCAGCCAGCGTTTCTTCTAAGCCCGCGTCATGCGCAACCAATTCACTGGTTTGAGCCTGACTGTAACGCCATAAAGAGAACACACCAAATAGCGCCAGCAACAGTGGTAACAAGATAGCAAGCTGATTTAACCGACCGGTCAAGCCTTGATTACTGGCAGCCTGAACTGATTGCGCTAGAGTTGCCCCTTGATCACGAACCGATTGCAACGAGGCTCTCGATTCGGTTAGTGCCGCAGCTCTGTCGCCGATTTCCAAAACACGTGTTTCGAGGTCAGCGTACTGAGCCCGTAGTGGCTCGGCTGCAGTGGCAACTACTGTAGATGAGTTACTTACGATTCGATTAAGCGTTTCCTGTAATCGCACCATCAAGCCATTCTGCGCATCAGCCAACTGAGGCAAATTTGATTCAGGTAAGAAGTAACCTCGCAAAGTAGTCGACAACCGCCCCAAAATACCGTTCAGGTTTGATGCTTCAGAAGTCAAAAATAAATATTTGTCTTTCGATGCACCGGTATCTTTATTGCGACCCTCTCGCGCTACCGCCTCAACAAAGCCCACCGAGTCACCAACCACTTTGGTCAATCGCCCAGTTAGAGCCTGCAACCGCTGCTTAACCTCTTGAACATCACCTTCGTTAGCTAAGAACTGTTGTGTTGCCGCCTTATAGGCTGACCACTGTTCAGTCACCGCACTGTTTGCTTCACCATTGCCAAACAATGCGCCAGCAATCTTCTCGGACATGCCATCTGGAGTCACTAAGCGATTGATTGCATCTTCGGTTCCAGCAATATTTTCTTTTAGGGGCTCGTAACGACCGCCTACTTCGGTAAGTGCTTGCGCTGCAGAAGTCGTAGTGAGGTTGATCTTATTCACCACCTCGGAAACCTGATCCACTCGCTGTTTCTGCGACGAAACCGCTGGCGATAACAACAACGTAGACAATAACGCGAGGCCAAATGCCAACAACGTTAAAATCATCCACAGTCGCTCGCTAGAGGAACTCTCTTTAGAAACGGCAATGACTTCTTCAGACTCTAGATCTTCCAACCCATCAAGATCAGCTAACTCTGCATCATCATAAAGACTCTGCAAATCATCGTCATCACTTACAATATCGTCGAGGTCGAGAATATCATTGTCAATATTGCTTTTCGGATCACTCATTTTTCCACCTATTACCTTGCGCCACTCTTTTTAGTCGGCGGCCTGTTCATGTATCGCTATCTACTTACCCAAAAAAGATAAGGTTCAGTGCCTTACTGAACCTCTCGAAACTGCTCTGATGCTAACAATTTACTCACATTCAAACGGTACCAGTCTTGCCCATCGGCCCGGTACCCTTTATCAACAAACGCACTCAAACCATCAAGCGCTTCTTGTTTATCATCAAGGCTAGACATTTCGTCAGACTCATTGAAATATCGAAACCCAATTACCCGGTTTACCAAGATAGAGCTTTGCACCGCCTCTTCCGCCAACAGCAACAAATGCCCTTTTTTAGCCTGAATTGCTCGGCCATAACCGGCAAACAAAGACAAATCGGTAACCGAATACAAAACCCCTTTAGAATTAACCAAGCCGCGCATCCACGCCTTAGTCTGCGGAACAATCATTAAGTTCTCACATACCGACACTTCTTTAACATCGGTTGCTTCGCAATAAAAATTCACACCATTAACCACGTAAGCAATGTTTTTGGTGCCCGCTGATTGAGTCGAATAAGTTAGACCCTGCGCCGCTAACGCAATCGCTTCGGAACGAAGTTGACTGAGTAGCTCGAATGGTGCGTTTTGTTGCATATTGGAATAAACCTATGATTAATCTAGGCCAGCAGCGACTTAAGCTTGCTGAGTAAAAGCTTAGGATTAGCTGGCTTCACCAAATAATCCGTTGCACCTTGTCGCTCGGCCCACACTTTGTCAGTTTGCTGTGATTTCGAGCTAAGCATCAAAATCGGAATTTCAGCAGTTTCAAGCTGCCTCGAAATAGCGCGCGTCGCTTGGAAGCCGTTCATCTCAGGCATAACCACATCCATCAAGATGCAGTCAGGTTTAATATCTTTTGCCATCTCAATTCCATCTTGACCTGAAGGGGCATAAGCCACCTTGTAGCCACCGTGATCCAGAATATTTTTCACGTAAAGAAAGTCAGTTTTAGAATCATCAACAACGAGAATAGTTTTAGTAGACATAGCTTTTTATTTGGTAGTGTTTTATCGAACAGAGCATTTCGCGATTTTTTGACGCATTGAAACCCTATCTTTAAACATAGCGATTAATCGCTTCTAATAATTCACTCTTGGTGAATGGTTTATTAATATGTTGCTCAGATCCAGCTACTCGGCCGCGCGCTCGATCAAACAAACTATCTTTACTCGACAGCATTATCACGGGCGTATTGCGGAAGTAGCTATTGTTTTTGATCAACTTACAAGTCTGATACCCGTCCAGCCTAGGCATCATAATATCAACAAATATGATATCTGGTCGCGTATCGGTAATCACCGACATCGCCTCAAACCCATTTGTTGCTGTAAAGACCTCGTAACCCTCTTTCTTTAATATTGTTTCAGCCGTCATACGGATCGTATTACTGTCGTCGATAACCATTACGCGACGTTGAGCTGGGGTTTTACTAGAGCTTTCTGACATACATGTACTCTGATCCAAAAATGAGTTATTAAACCTTGTAGGGAAGGTCTAAGGCAAGCCCGTAGAATGCAGACCGCTGTCAAGTAATTAGCAGGACATTGGAGCTGCGATAGGTGAACTTTTACGATCGCCCCTATTCTACAAAAGCCAATCTAAGCGAGTTTCACAACTTACGGGCTTAAATTATTGTTATTAATATCGTTTACACTCTATAACATACATCATTGAACTTTTTTTGTTAATCAAAAAGTGACATTTAATGAGCATCTTATGAATTTTGCTTTTTTTTCGTGTAGTCCAGACTTTTGCTTATAATGGCGATCAACACAAGCACTTGTTGCAAATACAGAAGCAGTTTGACTCATTTTGCACTAATTTAATCGTCCAATACGGCCTTCACCACATGCTAGCAACCCGTTGTTTAAACCAATCTCTATGCCACACAGTTGACAAGCAACTTGGCGCGACCTCATGAATTGGGTAGTGTACGTGCTACGCTGCGCCGACGACTCTTTGTACACTGGCATCACCAAGGATATTGAACGACGCATCTATGAACACAATGAGTGTGACCAAAAAGGAGCAAAATACACGCGCGCGCGCCGCCCCGTCAAGCTGGTATACCAAGAACCTCACGAAGATCGCGCCTCAGCCAGCCAACGTGAGCACGCCATTAAGCAACTATCACGATCACAGAAGTTAGGCTTGGTAAACGCCTCATGAGCCAACGCAAACTAAATCGCCGACAAGCATGGCGAGCCGAAAAGATCCAGGCCGAACGTAGCGCTCGCTCTCAGAAAGAAGAACGAAACCTGTCTCGCCAAGTTCAGTCAGGCTTACTAAGCAGCGAACAAACCGGATTAGTGATATGCCGGTATAGCAAACATTTTGAAATCGAAGCCATGGAAGGACAAGACCAAGGCGAAATACATAAATGCACAGCACGCACCAATCTCGGCTCGATTGTCGCTGGCGACCAAGTCACTTGGCGGGCAGGCAGTGATGGCACCGGTGTCATCGAAGCGCGTTTAGAGCGACGTAGCATTCTTGAACGACCGGATAATTTCGGAAAGTTAAAGCCTGTTGCCGCCAACATTGACCAGATGCTGATTGTGATCGCCTGCGAACCGACTCCACAAATCAACCTGATTGACCGTTATTTAGTCGCCGCCGAGCTAATGCACGTTCGACCGATCATCGTACTCAATAAAGCCGATTTACTGAACGATCAAAACTCTAGCGAACTCAATGCCCTGCTGGAAATTTATCAATCATTAGGCTATCACGTCGAAAAAATTATCAGCTCACGACACCAACCAGCTGAGCTAGCGGATTTACCAAGCTTGATTGATCAGCGCACCAGCATTGTCGTCGGCCAATCGGGAGTCGGCAAGTCGTCGTTTATCAACACACTATTACCGGAAGCCAATTTAGCCGTAGGTGACTTATCAACTAGCACCAGAGAAGGCACACACACTACCACTCAGGCCAAGCTATTCCACCTGCCGTGCGGTGGACAACTGATTGACTCGCCCGGCATTAGAGACTTCAGTCTATGGCACATTGACCCACCACAACTGCAACAAGGATTTATTGAGATTGCCGCGCTGCTTGGCCAATGCCGCTTCCGCGACTGTAAACACGAACACGAACCTGGCTGCGCCATCTTACTAGCCGCCGAGCAAGAAACAATCCATCCATTACGCTTCGAAAGTTATGAACGCATCAAAGCAGCAATCCTCGACCAACAGTCCCGAGGGCTCAATCTGGATAGCTACTAGTCGACATTAACCAGCCACGTCAAAGCGATAAGTGCCACTGCAGAGTTGAGGCAAGACCTCCACCTCAGCGTCAGATTCCGCCATAGCCGCTTCGATCCAAGTGAGATAACAAGCTCGATTTAATCGCGCCCATAGGTCATACCTAACATGCAGATATGGTACCAGCTGCCCTCGGTAGTTACGCAACTGCACTGGATGCGCGGCACTCACAATAACTTGCTCTTGAGTATTGGTTGTGGCAACCCAGTTACCATCAACTCGCTCGACCTGCTGCACAACATATGGAACATCAGCAACCTTGATGCGTAGCTTCTCTGCCGGCGTCACCAAAAAATATTGATCATTTTCAAACCACAGAATGCTTGCAAAAAGACGAACCAACGACAGTCGCTTAAAGGGCGCACCTTCATGTTGCCAAATGCCATCACTATCAATAGTGATATCAATTTCGCCAAGTTGCTTAGGCTTCCACGTATCGACAGGCGGTTGTGAGCGTGCGTCAATTTGCTGACTGATTTTTTCTAGCTGATTCATAACCCAAGTATAACGAGCCTCAGTGAAACAGCAATTGCACCATAAGCCGAGGTTAAAATCATTCAACACAATAGATCTCCGGCACCTCATCAAGCACCGCTAGCACACACTACCTAATTGCAGTCCAGCGATAGGCATGGCAATCTGACACTTTACCTCTTACTCCGGAATTTTTGCCATGTATGAACTACACCCAACACTAAAAGCCGACACCATCGCCATTGGCGACCTCAATTTATGTGAACTTCGGTTGATGAATAATGCGTTGGTACCATGGCTAATCTTAGTGCCGAAGCGTCCAAACATCAGTGAAGCCTATCAATTGTCCGAGGACGAGCAAATTCAACTGTGCCAGGAAACCAGCCTGATATCGGAACTGACCATGCAGATATTCCAAGGCGACAAGCTGAACACAGGCGCGATCGGCAACATCGTGCCGCAACTGCATATACACATCGTGATTCGCTATCAAGTTGATCCCGTGTGGCCCAAACCGGTATGGGGCAACATTGAGGAACACCCTTACACACATGAAGAAATCAAACTAGTACGCCAAACTCTGCACACCTCCATTCAACAAAAGTTAGCGCGATTTCGCCCTCATTAGCCACACTCCTTTAAAAAACAGTATTAGCCATTGCGTGGCGTCCGTCATATCCATTGGTATTCAGTCATTAGCCGGAAGCATATTATGCTGAAAACATCACTTTAAACTAAAATATTGCGCTTCAATTGGTGCGTTTTCAAGGGGATATTCTTGCCGTATCTCGGCAGAATGAGACTTACACAGCTGTAGATTTCTTATAAGCCACAACCTTGTTATGAGTAAAAATGCCATGAGTATGAGCAATGGTCTCGCTGAACGCGAACAAACAGACCCAACCCAATCCGCAGAACTCGCTGCCCTGCGAAAAGCAATTGCCGCAACTAAACATGTCGATGAGCACCGCTTTGTAAGCGACTTAATCGATAAGCCGGTCCTCAACGAGGCTCAGCGCAAAAACGTAACTGAACATGCTCAAACACTGGTCCGAGCCTGCCGTAAAGACACCAATAGCCAAACACTATTAGATTCGTTTTTACAAGAATTCGGGCTATCTAATAAAGAGGGCGTGGCACTTATGTGTTTGGCTGAAGCCCTACTTCGCGTTCCCGACAAAACCACAGCAGACCGACTCATCGCTGAAAAAATAACGTCTGGCGACTGGCGTAGTCACAATGGGCGATCAGAATCACTGTTCGTTAATGCGGCAACATGGGGCATGATTCTCACCGGCAAGTTAATCAAGCTTGACGAAGAAATCACTCAGCAACCTGGGTCATGGCTCAAGACCTTGTCTTCCAACTTGAGCGAACCAGTTGTGCGCCGCGCAATTCTACAGGCCATGCGGATTATGGGCGGGCAATATGTATTAGGTCGCAGCATTGAGGAAGGCGCGCGAAAAGGCGCAAAATATAACTCAGTCGACACACGCTACTCATTTGATATGTTAGGCGAGGCCGCTCGCACTGAGCATGATGCCGAGAGATATTATCAAGCGTATTCCAACTCAATCGATCGTATCGGCGCACTGAACAAACAATCCGACGTTTACACCTCGGATGGCATATCAGTAAAACTTTCAGCCTTACATCCACAATATCATTTTGCTCACTATCAAACAGTGATGGATGAGCTCCTGCCAAAAATTACCGAGCTATGCAGAAAAGCTAAGCACTACAACATTGGCATCAGCATTGATGCCGAGGAAGCAAGTCGCCTAGAAATGTCGATCGACCTGTTTGAAGCCCTGTGTCGTCACCCAGATTTACAGCAATGGGACGGTCTCGGATTTGTCATGCAAGCATACCAAAAGCGCGCACCAGCTCTCGCTAACTGGCTCATTGCTATCGGTCGAGACACTAACCGGAAAATTATGGTTCGTTTAGTTAAAGGCGCGTATTGGGATGCCGAAATAAAGCACGCGCAAGAGCAAGGCTTGCCCGACTATCCGGTGTTCACTCGAAAAGTAAATACCGATGCGTGTTATATGACCTGCGCAAAAAGCCTACTCGAAGCTAAAGACACAATATTTCCTCAATTTGCCACGCATAATGCTTATACCGCGGTCGCAATTCTCGGCATATCCGACGCGGCAGGCAACCGTAACTTCGAGTTCCAACGCTTACATGGCATGGGCGAATTACTCTATAAACACCTGCTTAAATCGTCCGCTGCGAAGGACATCCCATTGCGTGTTTATGCACCGATCGGTCAACACGAAGACCTGTTGCCGTACTTGGTGCGACGACTCCTAGAAAACGGTGCCAATAGCTCATTCGTAAACCGCTTTTTAGACGATGACACTCCCGTCATCGAGCTAATTCAAGACGTTTACCAAGATGTTGCCAGTCATCCGCAATACCGGCATAGCAAAATCCCCGTCCCCAGCAACTTATTTATTGCCGCTGGTGAGGCTCGAATCAACGCGCGGGGAATCGATCTTGACGACGCCCAATCAGTGTCACAGGTCACTGAAGCAATGGAGCGAGTTGCTCAGCAAACCATTGAGGCACACTCGATCATCAATGGCCGTTCAACACCGGCAGAACCGGTGAACATTTTCAATCCTGCCAACATTAAACAGGTCGTCGGCCATAGCAGTTATGCCAACGCGACAATGATTGAGACAGCGCTTTCCAGTGCTGACAAATTTCAGCCGGACTGGCGTTCAAAACCCGCTATAGAACGAGCAACTGTGCTTGAAAAAACAGCCGACTTACTCGAGCAAAATATGCTCGAACTGATGGGCATAATCAGCTTGGAAGCAGGCCGTACAATTCCTGATTGCGTTTCAGAAGTCCGAGAAGCTATCGACTTCTGTCGCTATTACGCCATGCAAGCAACTCAAGGCTCGCTGAGTCAATCAGATGCGCAGGGACGCGGAGTATTCTTTTGTATCAGCCCGTGGAATTTTCCGTTAGCTATCTTTGTTGGCCAGATTTCAGCCGCGCTAGTCGCCGGCAACTGTGTACTCGCTAAACCAGCCGAACAAACCCCGCTAGTTGCGGCACGCGCAGTCGAGCTCTTTTTACAGGCCGGATGCCCGCCCCAAGCATTGCAATTGATTCTAGGCGAAGGCGCTTTCGTTGGCGGACTATTAACCAGTGACCCTCGAATCCAAGGCGTAGCCTTTACCGGATCGACACTCACCGCTCAACGCATCAACCAAACCATCGCCACTCGTTCAGGCGGAACCATTCCAATTATCGCCGAAACCGGCGGTCAAAATTGCATGATTGTCGACTCCACCGCGCTACCGGAGCAAGTAGTCGACGATGTCATATCGTCCGCGTTTCACAGCGCCGGACAACGATGCTCAGCGCTGCGAGTGCTGTTTTTACAAGACGTAATCGCCGACAAAGTCTTGACCATGCTAGAAGGCGCAATGCAAGCCGTCCGCGTCGATGACCCCGCGAAACTTAGTGCCGATATAGGCCCAGTGATTGAC contains:
- a CDS encoding response regulator, coding for MSTKTILVVDDSKTDFLYVKNILDHGGYKVAYAPSGQDGIEMAKDIKPDCILMDVVMPEMNGFQATRAISRQLETAEIPILMLSSKSQQTDKVWAERQGATDYLVKPANPKLLLSKLKSLLA
- a CDS encoding chemotaxis protein CheW; this encodes MQQNAPFELLSQLRSEAIALAAQGLTYSTQSAGTKNIAYVVNGVNFYCEATDVKEVSVCENLMIVPQTKAWMRGLVNSKGVLYSVTDLSLFAGYGRAIQAKKGHLLLLAEEAVQSSILVNRVIGFRYFNESDEMSSLDDKQEALDGLSAFVDKGYRADGQDWYRLNVSKLLASEQFREVQ
- a CDS encoding methyl-accepting chemotaxis protein, which produces MSDPKSNIDNDILDLDDIVSDDDDLQSLYDDAELADLDGLEDLESEEVIAVSKESSSSERLWMILTLLAFGLALLSTLLLSPAVSSQKQRVDQVSEVVNKINLTTTSAAQALTEVGGRYEPLKENIAGTEDAINRLVTPDGMSEKIAGALFGNGEANSAVTEQWSAYKAATQQFLANEGDVQEVKQRLQALTGRLTKVVGDSVGFVEAVAREGRNKDTGASKDKYLFLTSEASNLNGILGRLSTTLRGYFLPESNLPQLADAQNGLMVRLQETLNRIVSNSSTVVATAAEPLRAQYADLETRVLEIGDRAAALTESRASLQSVRDQGATLAQSVQAASNQGLTGRLNQLAILLPLLLALFGVFSLWRYSQAQTSELVAHDAGLEETLADQQESILKLLDEMSALADGDLTVEAEVTDQITGAIADSVNFAVIEMRELVSQINRASIQVANESELAVSNAQSVSQSNMTQAEQISAAAALMQEVTAGMRQMSEQANSSSDMASESLKAAEQGAQAVRDTISGMEDMREQIQDTSKRIKRLGESSQRIGDIVALIDDIAEQTNILSLNAAIQASMAGEAGRGFAVVSDEVQSLAERSTEATKKIAELVTTIQNDTNDAVLSMEKATQQVVSGTKVADSAGNALAEIERVSQTLSALVQGISAGSNQQAETVTRVSEQVTQVSDSSTETSRKAQESANSIAKLLELAKDLETSVSRFKLPAN
- the rsgA gene encoding small ribosomal subunit biogenesis GTPase RsgA translates to MSQRKLNRRQAWRAEKIQAERSARSQKEERNLSRQVQSGLLSSEQTGLVICRYSKHFEIEAMEGQDQGEIHKCTARTNLGSIVAGDQVTWRAGSDGTGVIEARLERRSILERPDNFGKLKPVAANIDQMLIVIACEPTPQINLIDRYLVAAELMHVRPIIVLNKADLLNDQNSSELNALLEIYQSLGYHVEKIISSRHQPAELADLPSLIDQRTSIVVGQSGVGKSSFINTLLPEANLAVGDLSTSTREGTHTTTQAKLFHLPCGGQLIDSPGIRDFSLWHIDPPQLQQGFIEIAALLGQCRFRDCKHEHEPGCAILLAAEQETIHPLRFESYERIKAAILDQQSRGLNLDSY
- a CDS encoding HIT domain-containing protein, encoding MYELHPTLKADTIAIGDLNLCELRLMNNALVPWLILVPKRPNISEAYQLSEDEQIQLCQETSLISELTMQIFQGDKLNTGAIGNIVPQLHIHIVIRYQVDPVWPKPVWGNIEEHPYTHEEIKLVRQTLHTSIQQKLARFRPH
- a CDS encoding GIY-YIG nuclease family protein, coding for MNWVVYVLRCADDSLYTGITKDIERRIYEHNECDQKGAKYTRARRPVKLVYQEPHEDRASASQREHAIKQLSRSQKLGLVNAS
- a CDS encoding DUF1285 domain-containing protein; the encoded protein is MNQLEKISQQIDARSQPPVDTWKPKQLGEIDITIDSDGIWQHEGAPFKRLSLVRLFASILWFENDQYFLVTPAEKLRIKVADVPYVVQQVERVDGNWVATTNTQEQVIVSAAHPVQLRNYRGQLVPYLHVRYDLWARLNRACYLTWIEAAMAESDAEVEVLPQLCSGTYRFDVAG
- a CDS encoding response regulator, which gives rise to MSESSSKTPAQRRVMVIDDSNTIRMTAETILKKEGYEVFTATNGFEAMSVITDTRPDIIFVDIMMPRLDGYQTCKLIKNNSYFRNTPVIMLSSKDSLFDRARGRVAGSEQHINKPFTKSELLEAINRYV